The DNA region TCAGGGGACGAAGACCGCCGCGGAGACGCAGGTAGTCCATACGCCGTTCTTGCCGACCGCGGACTGGGTCACATTGCTCGTCCTGACTATCATCTTCATCATCCGCCATTGCCGTTTCTTCTCGTCATAGCTCAGGGATTCCTCATCATCAAGCCCCAGAGTAGTGGCGAGCATCGATGCAGCCAGGTCCTCCGCATAGTCCCCTATCTTCTTCATCGTCGTGCCGTGCGAGTGATGTTCGCTCAGGTAACCGTATCGCGAGCGGTCAGCCGGCACAGCGAGACCTATTGAGGCCGCGACGAGCCTGCCGGCTTCGTCGCAGGAGTTGTCCGCCATGACGCAGTAGACGATCTCCCCGCTCTCGAGAGAACGGGCACCCTGCTCGCGCGTGATGATGCGACAGTTGGGCGGAAAGATGCTGGAGACCCGCACGAGGTTGAAATGCGAGATGCCGGCGCGCCGCAAGGCAAGCTCGAACGAAGCCAGTCTTTCCCTGTGTCGGCCCACCCCCTTAGTGAAAAACAACTTTGTCGGTACCATCGATTCGTTCCTTTCCCGCGATCACTCGCGCATTCCAGGGAATGCTGTGCGATTATCCGCATAGCGTCATCTCGCGCCAATCAGTGGTCGCACAGATTCGCGCCGGACTTGAGCGTACCGGCAAGATACTCATTCACGAGCCGCTCCGGCGTTTCGCAGGCCGCGCCCACGACCACCTCGATCCCCTGCTCCGCGAAGAGGTCCTGTGCGCGCTGCCCCATACCCCCGGCTATGATCACGTTCGCCCCTCTCTCCGCGAGCCAGGGGGGCAGGAGCCCGGGCTGATGCGGGGGCGCGTCGAGGTCCTCCCTCTTGACTATCTTCTTAGTTGCAGCGTCCACTTCGAGCAGGGCGAAGCTTTCGCAGTGGCCGAAATGCATGGACAGCTTTCCCTCCGCCATTGGAACGGCAATCCTCATATCCCTATCCTCCTTTTTGCCTCTCTGAGAGGCCCGTTGAAATTGCATCTTCGATCATCCTCACCGCTTCCCGCATGACCGCCGCGGAAGGCGAATCCGAATGACATTGCACGAACGAACGGCCGTTGTCGCAGGCCTCAGCGATCTTCGGGTCGATCGGTATGGAGCCCAGAAACAAAACGCCCATATCCTCGGCCATTTCTCTGCCGCCGCCCGAACACAGGATATGGGTAACCTCGCCGCACTTCGGACATGCGAAACCGCTCATGTTCTCGACCACCCCCAACACCGGCACATTGAGGTGCCGACAAAACGTGATGGACTTGCGCACGTCCACCGCAGCCACCTTCTGCGGAGTTGTGACGATCACCGCACCGTCCAATCTGTCTATTATTTGGCAGACGGAGAGCGGTTCGTCCCCGGTCCCCGGAGGTGCATCGATTATCAAGTAATCCAGTTCTCCCCAGGCCACATCCTTGAGAAATTGTTTGATGACGCCCGCCTTTCGAGGCCCGCGCCAGATCACGGCCTCATCATGGCCCTGCAGAAGAAAGCCAAGAGACATGACTTTCATCTCGCCGAGTTCGACCGGGAGCATCCCCTCGTCGGAACCATGTATCTCCTCGCCCTCGAGGCCCAGCATGGTAGGGATGCTCGGTCCGTGGATATCCACGTCGAGGAGGCCCACGCGCTTTCCCGACTGAACAAGCGACATGGCGAGATTGACTGCCACCGTGCTCTTGCCGACCCCGCCCTTGCCCGAGAGTACGATCACCTTGTGACGGATACGACACATGCGCGCCTCGAGCCTCTGGCGCTCCGCGAACTCCTCTTCGCTCTCATCCTGCCTTCGGCCCCGGTTTAAAACATCGGTGCAGGCAGCAGTCAGGGTGTTCGCAGCAAGAAGAGCACAGTGCTCGAATTCAGGCGGACAGCCGCCGAGCGCTTCGAGTATCTCCGCCTGATTCAACACGGCCGCCTCCTCGATGCGCCTGCCCTCGGCGAGACTCGTAGCCATGCTCCCGCAGGCCAGCGAGGATCCGCATCCATCGGTTTCAAACGAGACTCTATCCACCCTGCCGTCTTTCACGGTCAACCAGAACTCCATGGTGTCCCCACAGGGCCCTGTGATGCGCGCATGGCCGTCGAAACGATCGAGAGGCCCGTGATTCCGCGGATTAGCCGCGTGATCGCACGCAACATCGGTAAAACCACCCGCATCTATACATTCCATATCTCGATCCTCCTCCTATAACGCCAGACTCATCCATATCTGCCTTATGTCCTCCGCACAGGGCGCCTCGATTTCCACCACAGCCTTCTGCTGGATCTGCGCCAGGGTCACCGAACGGTCGTACCGGATGCGGCCGGCCACCCGGGCCCCTGCCTGCAAAGCTTTGCGCTCGATCCTCTCCGTCATCTGTGCGTTGATATCCCACTTGTTGACGCAGACGAACGCGGGGATATCGAAATGCCTTGTCAGAGAAAGAACGCGCTCGAGATCGTGTTCCCCGGAGACGGTAGGCTCGGTCACGATCAGGACAACAGTCG from bacterium includes:
- a CDS encoding NifB/NifX family molybdenum-iron cluster-binding protein, which gives rise to MRIAVPMAEGKLSMHFGHCESFALLEVDAATKKIVKREDLDAPPHQPGLLPPWLAERGANVIIAGGMGQRAQDLFAEQGIEVVVGAACETPERLVNEYLAGTLKSGANLCDH
- a CDS encoding arginine decarboxylase, pyruvoyl-dependent, producing MVPTKLFFTKGVGRHRERLASFELALRRAGISHFNLVRVSSIFPPNCRIITREQGARSLESGEIVYCVMADNSCDEAGRLVAASIGLAVPADRSRYGYLSEHHSHGTTMKKIGDYAEDLAASMLATTLGLDDEESLSYDEKKRQWRMMKMIVRTSNVTQSAVGKNGVWTTCVSAAVFVP
- a CDS encoding P-loop NTPase; this translates as MECIDAGGFTDVACDHAANPRNHGPLDRFDGHARITGPCGDTMEFWLTVKDGRVDRVSFETDGCGSSLACGSMATSLAEGRRIEEAAVLNQAEILEALGGCPPEFEHCALLAANTLTAACTDVLNRGRRQDESEEEFAERQRLEARMCRIRHKVIVLSGKGGVGKSTVAVNLAMSLVQSGKRVGLLDVDIHGPSIPTMLGLEGEEIHGSDEGMLPVELGEMKVMSLGFLLQGHDEAVIWRGPRKAGVIKQFLKDVAWGELDYLIIDAPPGTGDEPLSVCQIIDRLDGAVIVTTPQKVAAVDVRKSITFCRHLNVPVLGVVENMSGFACPKCGEVTHILCSGGGREMAEDMGVLFLGSIPIDPKIAEACDNGRSFVQCHSDSPSAAVMREAVRMIEDAISTGLSERQKGG